One window of the SAR324 cluster bacterium genome contains the following:
- a CDS encoding branched-chain amino acid ABC transporter permease has product MEIAPLITSLVYQALTASAFLVLCSIGLMIVLGMMNIINLAHGEIMMIGAYVASLLVTEGLPFFLTLPFCFLVGVLVGLVIEFLFIRYLYSRILSALVVTWGLGLIIAQGALLIFGPFLPSIKIPFGSIEYGGFTYSIYQLFLILVAVLLVAMIYFILQKTELGLKSRATMQNPEIASTIGINKKKMFSITFAFGAGLAALAGGVLAPTTTIAPFMGTQFVAPAFITVVVGGATNIITGTLYSAGSLAAIRTPIGMYLGSFAGTVGLFFAALILIRLYPNGLASIRFFGRR; this is encoded by the coding sequence ATGGAAATAGCACCTTTAATAACAAGTTTAGTGTACCAGGCATTGACAGCTAGTGCATTTTTGGTGTTGTGTTCAATAGGGCTGATGATTGTGCTAGGTATGATGAACATAATCAACTTGGCTCATGGTGAAATCATGATGATTGGGGCATATGTGGCTTCCTTACTGGTAACAGAAGGATTGCCTTTTTTTCTTACATTACCTTTTTGCTTTCTTGTGGGTGTTTTAGTTGGATTGGTAATCGAATTTTTGTTTATTAGATACTTATATTCAAGGATTTTATCTGCTTTGGTAGTGACTTGGGGACTAGGTTTAATAATTGCGCAAGGAGCATTATTGATTTTTGGGCCATTTTTACCGTCAATAAAAATTCCATTTGGCTCAATTGAGTATGGTGGATTTACTTACTCAATATATCAATTATTTTTGATTTTAGTTGCAGTTTTGCTAGTAGCAATGATTTACTTTATCCTCCAGAAAACAGAATTAGGCTTGAAGTCACGTGCAACAATGCAAAACCCAGAAATTGCCTCAACAATTGGGATCAATAAGAAAAAAATGTTTTCCATAACTTTTGCGTTTGGTGCTGGTTTGGCAGCGTTAGCTGGTGGAGTGTTAGCACCAACAACAACGATTGCTCCGTTCATGGGGACACAGTTTGTTGCACCAGCCTTCATAACTGTGGTTGTAGGTGGTGCCACAAATATAATAACTGGCACCCTGTATAGTGCAGGATCATTAGCAGCTATCAGGACGCCAATTGGAATGTATTTAGGGTCATTTGCAGGGACAGTAGGGTTATTCTTCGCAGCGCTGATACTAATCAGACTCTATCCTAATGGGCTAGCAAGCATTAGATTTTTTGGTAGAAGGTAA
- a CDS encoding ABC transporter substrate-binding protein yields the protein MDQNKEDMTAKTEIVESDGSTRRTFIKGSLAVGAALAVPAIITSKSAKASSHAAAVKIGHLEDLSGNLAVYGVQKDHAAQLAVSEINAGLTLKGGPVGSGGLGAFGNVAVQPPLMGVGKGDLNYVNDGGGRSKEAVTFTEDDEILVSSEDDGILGRPVELINLDGQSNNNVWQQLTRKLIQGDKVDCLVAGFTSAEREAIRPIVDQFKQLYIYTNQYEGGVADANTFCTGAICEQQVIPVVDYMVKTFGPRIYTIAADYNFGQLTAAWTKATAPLVGGEIIEEEFVPLSVSDFSTSIARIQAAKPDWVFTLLVGSNQSNYYPQASAAGLEYPMASTVNMAQGYEHRRFSAPSLNRMHNCVNYIEEIPTKRNRDFVQRWYKMFPNDPYIGQMAQNTYFSIHMYAKAARLAGTTEQEAVKKALESGMSIEAPEGSVFMEPATHHAGHYIRLAVADAEHNVQFLREWPMITPWWLHRMGVNLVGKKEYKQYIPDEDPYFTMFGK from the coding sequence ATGGATCAAAACAAAGAAGACATGACCGCAAAAACTGAAATTGTGGAATCTGATGGCTCAACCCGTAGAACTTTCATCAAAGGTTCACTTGCGGTGGGAGCAGCACTAGCTGTGCCTGCTATCATCACTTCAAAGTCAGCAAAAGCTTCTAGCCATGCTGCTGCGGTAAAAATTGGACACCTAGAAGACCTCTCAGGAAATCTAGCCGTATACGGTGTGCAAAAAGATCATGCAGCACAGTTAGCGGTTTCAGAAATTAATGCAGGATTAACTCTGAAGGGAGGCCCAGTAGGATCAGGAGGCCTAGGTGCCTTCGGAAATGTAGCAGTACAACCCCCTCTCATGGGAGTTGGAAAAGGTGACCTAAACTATGTGAATGATGGTGGAGGTCGCTCTAAAGAAGCAGTCACGTTTACTGAAGATGATGAGATTTTAGTTAGTTCTGAAGATGATGGTATTCTAGGAAGACCTGTTGAACTCATCAATCTTGATGGCCAGTCCAATAATAATGTTTGGCAACAGCTGACTAGGAAATTGATTCAGGGTGATAAGGTAGACTGTTTGGTTGCAGGCTTTACAAGTGCTGAGAGAGAAGCAATTAGGCCAATTGTAGACCAGTTCAAGCAATTGTACATCTACACGAATCAGTATGAGGGTGGGGTTGCAGATGCAAATACATTTTGTACAGGCGCAATCTGTGAGCAGCAGGTGATCCCAGTTGTGGATTATATGGTGAAAACCTTTGGTCCAAGAATCTACACGATTGCAGCGGATTATAATTTTGGACAGCTAACCGCAGCATGGACAAAGGCAACTGCACCACTGGTCGGAGGAGAGATTATTGAAGAGGAGTTTGTTCCACTAAGTGTCTCTGACTTCAGTACATCAATTGCTCGAATCCAGGCAGCAAAACCTGACTGGGTCTTCACACTCCTTGTGGGATCAAATCAGTCAAACTACTATCCACAGGCTTCGGCTGCAGGGTTAGAGTATCCAATGGCATCAACTGTCAACATGGCACAGGGCTACGAGCATCGTAGATTCTCCGCACCATCACTGAACAGAATGCACAATTGTGTCAATTATATTGAAGAAATTCCAACTAAGAGAAACAGAGATTTTGTTCAAAGATGGTACAAAATGTTCCCAAATGACCCTTACATTGGTCAGATGGCGCAAAACACATACTTCTCGATTCATATGTACGCTAAGGCAGCACGATTAGCAGGTACTACGGAACAAGAAGCTGTAAAAAAAGCGCTTGAATCTGGGATGAGCATTGAAGCTCCAGAAGGTAGTGTTTTCATGGAACCAGCTACTCACCATGCAGGACACTATATTCGGTTGGCCGTTGCAGATGCAGAGCATAATGTTCAGTTCTTGAGAGAGTGGCCAATGATTACTCCCTGGTGGCTACACAGAATGGGTGTAAATCTGGTGGGCAAAAAGGAGTATAAGCAATATATTCCAGATGAAGATCCCTACTTCACAATGTTTGGTAAGTAA
- a CDS encoding MFS transporter, whose protein sequence is MFLGLNSFLQRWFEGIPPTIGWLGLCFALSGTSASLTVSAAALVGQRIAENPAWATLPLSLNLLGTMSSGIPASLLMQRIGRRNGFRIGTVVGLLGALLNIYAIQSESFALFCLGSYLIGCLLGFGQLYRFAAIEVTPEEHKARAVSLVLFGGIFSGILGPGIAFLTKDWVEGAPFMGSYQSLIGLYILVFLLLQLVDLPKPTASEQHPRTRPFWEIMRQTSWKISVLSAALGYVAMALIMTATPLSMQAHQHSFSASAFVIQWHVIAMFLPSFFTGNLIQRFGRKNIMLMGIGLNLLCILINTQGQFFLSYWSALILLGVGWNFMFIAGTTLLTETYRPEEKALVQGVNDVLVFGSAASGSLLAGILQNQIGWESLNMVAAPPLLLLAGWLLWLKRNRGVLIQQPIH, encoded by the coding sequence ATGTTTTTAGGATTGAACTCGTTTTTACAGAGATGGTTTGAAGGGATCCCGCCAACTATCGGCTGGTTGGGGCTCTGCTTTGCGCTATCCGGAACCTCCGCCAGCCTGACTGTCTCAGCTGCAGCCTTGGTAGGACAACGCATTGCAGAAAACCCTGCATGGGCCACATTACCACTATCGTTGAATCTGCTGGGCACCATGAGTAGTGGAATCCCGGCTTCCCTGCTGATGCAACGGATTGGAAGGCGCAACGGTTTCCGTATAGGGACAGTGGTAGGCCTACTGGGAGCTTTGCTAAACATCTATGCGATTCAATCCGAAAGTTTTGCCCTTTTCTGTCTAGGCAGCTACCTAATCGGCTGTCTCCTTGGTTTTGGGCAACTTTATCGATTTGCAGCCATTGAGGTGACTCCGGAAGAGCACAAGGCAAGAGCTGTCTCTCTGGTGCTGTTTGGTGGTATCTTTTCTGGAATTCTTGGACCTGGGATTGCCTTCCTCACCAAGGATTGGGTAGAAGGAGCGCCTTTCATGGGAAGCTATCAGTCCCTGATCGGCCTGTACATCCTAGTTTTTTTGCTGTTGCAACTGGTAGATCTACCAAAACCCACTGCCAGTGAGCAACACCCCCGAACTCGTCCGTTCTGGGAGATCATGCGTCAGACCTCCTGGAAAATCAGCGTCCTGAGTGCTGCTTTGGGCTATGTAGCAATGGCCTTGATCATGACCGCAACCCCACTCTCCATGCAGGCGCATCAACACTCTTTCTCTGCATCAGCCTTTGTCATTCAGTGGCATGTAATCGCCATGTTCCTGCCTTCTTTTTTCACAGGGAATCTGATTCAGCGCTTCGGTAGGAAAAATATTATGCTGATGGGAATTGGGCTGAATCTGCTTTGTATCTTGATTAACACGCAGGGACAGTTCTTTCTGTCTTACTGGTCTGCTCTGATTTTGTTGGGAGTGGGCTGGAATTTCATGTTCATTGCGGGAACAACACTGCTGACAGAGACTTATCGGCCCGAGGAGAAGGCACTCGTACAGGGAGTCAATGACGTATTGGTATTTGGTTCAGCTGCGAGTGGTTCACTACTGGCGGGAATCTTACAAAATCAAATTGGCTGGGAGTCCCTCAACATGGTTGCGGCTCCTCCCCTACTTTTGTTAGCTGGCTGGCTGCTCTGGCTGAAGCGCAACAGAGGAGTCCTGATTCAACAACCCATTCATTGA
- a CDS encoding PQQ-dependent sugar dehydrogenase: MRNHKSEHLLNIIFSIIILIIVPSLSSAKNLCESNCEPAYEIITNDLSYPWGLAFLDETRIVVSERSGLLKLIDGESIQNVETGLQVSFAGQGGLLDIKKSPNYDQDQRLYLTYSKRRKGLSTTALIRFKIESNTITNVEEIFEALPYVGSNIHYGSRITFDESGHLLLTVGDRFNYTTASRIVNVFTADPQRLDNHLGKTIRLNLDGTTPKDNPFLGSAGALPEIFTYGHRNPQGIYYNATDGQVYIADHGPKGGDEINQLIAGKNYGWPVATYGKDYNDERVGVGSRYSGIEEPLHYWDPSVAPSSLLIYGGENYQNWRNSWFVTTLRERTLIRFVRSENQLIEERLYRNEFGRIRKIEASPTGDLFLLTDGGKGSLVKILGSSR, encoded by the coding sequence TAAATATTATTTTTTCAATAATTATTTTAATAATAGTACCATCCCTTAGCTCGGCAAAAAACTTATGTGAATCGAATTGTGAGCCAGCTTATGAAATAATTACAAATGATTTAAGCTATCCTTGGGGCCTAGCGTTCCTAGATGAAACGAGGATAGTAGTTTCAGAAAGAAGTGGCTTATTGAAGCTAATCGATGGTGAATCAATTCAAAATGTGGAGACTGGATTGCAAGTGAGTTTTGCAGGTCAAGGTGGATTACTAGACATAAAAAAGTCACCAAACTATGATCAGGATCAACGTTTATATTTAACTTATTCAAAAAGAAGAAAAGGCTTATCTACAACTGCTTTGATACGTTTTAAAATTGAATCAAATACGATCACGAATGTCGAAGAGATTTTTGAGGCACTACCTTATGTTGGGTCAAACATACATTACGGATCTAGAATCACCTTCGATGAATCAGGACACCTTTTATTGACTGTTGGAGACCGATTCAATTACACAACAGCAAGTCGCATTGTAAATGTCTTCACAGCAGACCCACAAAGATTGGATAATCATTTGGGAAAGACAATTCGATTGAATCTCGATGGGACTACACCAAAAGATAATCCGTTTTTAGGATCAGCTGGTGCGTTGCCTGAGATCTTCACCTACGGTCATCGTAACCCGCAGGGCATTTACTACAATGCAACTGATGGTCAGGTCTACATTGCTGACCATGGTCCAAAAGGTGGAGACGAAATCAATCAATTAATTGCGGGAAAAAATTATGGTTGGCCAGTAGCCACCTATGGCAAAGACTATAATGACGAAAGGGTAGGCGTAGGGTCTCGGTATTCTGGTATTGAAGAACCTCTGCACTACTGGGACCCATCGGTAGCTCCCTCCTCACTCTTGATATATGGTGGGGAAAATTACCAGAACTGGAGAAATAGTTGGTTTGTCACGACCTTGAGAGAAAGGACTCTGATCCGATTTGTCAGAAGTGAGAATCAACTCATTGAAGAACGTCTTTATCGAAACGAATTCGGTCGAATTCGGAAAATCGAAGCCTCTCCGACTGGAGATTTGTTTCTGCTAACAGATGGAGGCAAGGGGAGTCTGGTCAAAATTCTTGGAAGCAGTCGTTAG